The Blastocatellia bacterium DNA segment CCTCATAAGCTATTTCTGCATAGTTTTGATCAATTTTTTGTGCAGCAAATTTTGTTTGTGCAACTCCAACTATTGCAACACGATCCATGATAGCTCCTTAATTACTCAGGCTTAAAATATTGAATATCCATAATGTTACCAGTAGCTTTTTCAGCAAACTGGGCTGTAACACGTAGTCCAGTTTTTACTTTATCAATTTCCACTTCGCTTAACTGATGGACAAAAGCGGTATCTGCTCCATCTAGTTGAATGAGGGCATAAACTACAGGTGGAGTTGTAGGATTTAGTGAAGGAACAGGATAACGAACAATGGTAAAAGATTTAACTATACCGCCTGGGCCAACTTCTACCCAATCTTCTTCACTTTGTGAGTTTTTTCTAGGAGGAATCATCACTTTTTGGGTTTTAGGGCAACGTGTCCCATAGATTTTCTTTTCCTGAGCAATACGCCTATAAAACTGACTAGCTGTTAACCCAGCAGCCCAACGATAGGGAATACGCATTGAGCTTTTATAAACAATTAACTCTTCTTCAGGTTGTGAACTCATAAAATTTTTGACTAGTAAATTTAATACTAGCTATAATCCTTTTATTTTGTGGTAGATGAGAGTTTGGTTTTAAC contains these protein-coding regions:
- a CDS encoding OB-fold domain-containing protein gives rise to the protein MSSQPEEELIVYKSSMRIPYRWAAGLTASQFYRRIAQEKKIYGTRCPKTQKVMIPPRKNSQSEEDWVEVGPGGIVKSFTIVRYPVPSLNPTTPPVVYALIQLDGADTAFVHQLSEVEIDKVKTGLRVTAQFAEKATGNIMDIQYFKPE